A genomic stretch from Bos mutus isolate GX-2022 chromosome 4, NWIPB_WYAK_1.1, whole genome shotgun sequence includes:
- the COA1 gene encoding cytochrome c oxidase assembly factor 1 homolog, with the protein MSMPLGKQVFFAGVAASGSCAILYYLVQKMFSRASYYQLALEQLHSHPEALEALGTPLNVHYLRLTDKYNFVDIADAKLKIPVSGPKSEGHLYVSSSRDAPFKRWNLQEVFLELKDGQQIPLFKPSRDNDEVKKE; encoded by the exons ATGTCAATGCCTCTGGGGAAACAGGTCTTTTTCGCCGGAGTGGCAGCTAGTGGGAGCTGCGCCATCCTGTACTACCTGGTCCAGA AAATGTTTTCCAGAGCTTCTTATTACCAGCTGGCCCTGGAGCAGCTGCACAGCCACCCTGAGGCACTGGAAGCTCTGGGCACTCCTCTCAACGTTCACTACCTCCGGCTCACTGACAAGTACAACTTCGTGGACATCGCTGATGCAAAG CTGAAGATCCCTGTCTCTGGACCAAAGTCAGAGGGCCATCTCTATGTCAGCTCATCCAGAGATGCCCCCTTTAAGAG GTGGAACCTTCAGGAGGTCTTCTTAGAGCTCAAGGATGGTCAGCAGATTCCCCTGTTCAAGCCCAGCAGGGACAACGACGAGGTGAAAAAGGAGTGA